A stretch of the Nicotiana tabacum cultivar K326 chromosome 6, ASM71507v2, whole genome shotgun sequence genome encodes the following:
- the LOC107791989 gene encoding uncharacterized protein LOC107791989 isoform X2, with product MHATVQPGGRSPKPMNGSMSTSQLKSGSDNVQSSVASFPSHVKGKKRERGDQGSESIKRERSIKTDDIDSGQIKAESVLKSEISKITDKGGLVNSEGVEKLVQLMQPDRMDRKMDLISRSMLASVVAATDNFDCLTRFVQLRGLPVLDEWLQDVHKGRIGEYSNTKDSDKSVEEFLFVLLRALDKLPVNLQALQMCNIGKSVNHLRQHKNTEIQRKARSLVDTWKKRVEAEMNIIDAKSGSNQAVTWPSKSRLPEASNNIGKNPGGSNDVTKGALAQLSASKMALIKPSQGETTTKSASLSPGSAKPASSPASGREGQPRVSVGGSCDVPLAREDKSSSSSQSHNHSQSFSGKEDGRSSTAVSMNSIKISTGGSRHRKSINGYPGSSVSGSQKESAAGRSSHRNPTSEKLPQSALSGEKTVDVPVLEGSGHNHKLIVKISNRGRSPAQSASAGSYEDPTNMSSRASSPVLSEKNDQFDRTLKESAKAESWQSNDFKDVLTGSEDGDGSPATGPEEERSKIVDEGRKSAEARAACTSGIELKSGKLHEASFSSMNALIESCVKYSEANVPMLLGDAIGMNLLASVAAEQMSKSDMVSPSVSPQRNTSAAEDACTGDDVKSKSPLADISTGDSRSDDDGDREKLVASASASWSENKLHPSKGAATEFSGDRKASFLPPEETVTGGYNKQFNSPCIDSQSAGVKLEITEKSGDMEKDKAIDCDISKQSLEEKVVSREVKVDGALDAKLGGNCTSVLEDNVSNAVVSFEDQKPTVEVCTSKFEIENKNGANRVLNNASTEVKPSFVAKSEKMEASDKEERLPTSSNGDPTTDKGGQSDEANISLVHLSEKTKSDQGAVDASAEDKARVDDTDFTRNQKSETSVERKDVNVQNSGLLLNQKERPGFSNAEVLKHGESRESNFSAVEEDKTKGCGSATLETSSVSAAAPDSTSKVKFDLNEGLISDEGKYGESINFTGLGSLSNVHIMNPLPFAVSSVSSSLPASVTVAAAAKGPFVPPEELLRVKGEFGWKGSAATSAFRPAEPRKSLDMPLSSTNISHPEASTSKHTRPQLDIDLNVPDERAFDEINSRDSALELISPLDHMTNRVALKNEAIDSPAVRCSGGLDLDLNRVDEPGDVGQCSVSSSSRLDGAVLPSKASSSIGLPTGEVRRDFDLNNGPGVDDSSAEQFLFHDNHQGSMRSQLPASSLRLNNPEMGNLSSWFTPGNTYSTVTLPSILPDRVEQLPFPMVTPGAQRILGPPAAGSPFTPDVYRSSVLSSSPAVPYPSSPFQYPIFPFGTSFPLPSATFSVGSTSFADSSSGGRLYTPPVNSQLLGPVGAVSSQYPRPYVVGLPDSSSNGTMDHNRKWGRQGLDLNAGPGVVDMEGREESVSLSSRQLSVAGSQALADEHGRMFAVPGGVLKRKEPEGGWDSENFRFKQSWH from the coding sequence ATGCATGCAACAGTGCAACCGGGTGGTCGCTCTCCGAAACCAATGAATGGTTCTATGTCAACATCACAATTGAAGTCGGGTTCAGATAATGTACAAAGCAGTGTAGCTTCTTTTCCTTCACATGTCAAGGGAAAGAAGAGGGAGCGGGGAGATCAGGGCTCCGAGTCAATTAAACGTGAACGCTCAATCAAGACAGATGATATAGATTCTGGTCAAATCAAAGCTGAAAGTGTactaaaatctgaaatttctaaAATTACAGACAAAGGAGGGCTTGTAAACTCTGAAGGGGTTGAGAAGCTAGTTCAGCTCATGCAGCCAGATAGAATGGATAGGAAAATGGATTTGATCAGTCGTTCGATGCTTGCAAGTGTTGTAGCTGCAACTGACAATTTTGACTGTCTTACTAGGTTTGTACAGTTAAGAGGTCTGCCTGTGTTAGACGAGTGGCTTCAAGATGTTCATAAGGGGCGGATTGGTGAATATAGCAACACAAAAGATAGTGACAAATCGGTTGAAGAATTTCTCTTTGTTTTGCTTCGTGCGCTTGATAAGCTTCCCGTGAACCTTCAAGCGCTGCAGATGTGCAATATTGGCAAGTCTGTTAATCACTTGCGGCAGCATAAAAATACGGAAATACAGAGGAAGGCGCGAAGTTTAGTTGACACGTGGAAGAAACGGGTTGAAGCTGAGATGAACATCATTGATGCCAAGTCTGGTTCAAATCAGGCTGTCACGTGGCCTTCTAAATCAAGATTGCCTGAGGCGTCTAATAATATTGGAAAAAATCCTGGTGGTTCAAATGATGTGACAAAGGGTGCACTTGCACAGCTTTCTGCATCTAAAATGGCCTTGATAAAGCCTTCACAAGGGGAAACTACTACAAAGTCTGCATCCTTGTCCCCGGGCTCAGCAAAACCAGCATCATCACCTGCATCTGGAAGGGAGGGTCAGCCCCGAGTTTCAGTTGGTGGATCCTGTGATGTTCCTTTAGCAAGGGAAGACAAGAGCAGCAGTTCTAGCCAGTCTCACAACCACAGTCAGTCCTTCTCGGGGAAGGAGGATGGGAGAAGTTCGACCGCAGTGTCAATGAACAGCATCAAGATCTCTACTGGTGGTTCTCGTCACCGGAAGTCAATTAATGGATATCCTGGATCATCAGTATCTGGAAGCCAAAAGGAGAGTGCTGCAGGCAGAAGTTCACATAGGAATCCTACCTCAGAAAAGTTACCGCAGTCTGCATTGAGTGGTGAGAAAACTGTTGATGTGCCAGTTCTCGAGGGGAGTGGTCACAACCACAAATTGATAGTTAAGATATCTAACAGGGGACGCAGTCCTGCACAGAGTGCCAGTGCAGGATCCTATGAGGACCCTACGAACATGAGCAGCCGAGCTTCTTCTCCTGTGCTTTCTGAAAAGAATGATCAATTTGACCGAACATTAAAAGAAAGTGCGAAAGCTGAATCGTGGCAGAGCAATGATTTCAAAGATGTACTAACCGGTTCTGAAGATGGTGATGGATCACCAGCTACTGGTCCGGAGGAAGAGCGAAGCAAGATTGTTGATGAGGGCAGGAAATCAGCAGAAGCTAGAGCTGCTTGTACATCAGGGATCGAACTGAAGTCTGGAAAACTGCACGAAGCTTCTTTTAGCTCCATGAATGCTTTGATTGAGAGCTGTGTAAAATATTCTGAAGCAAACGTGCCTATGTTATTGGGTGATGCTATTGGAATGAATCTCCTTGCCAGTGTGGCTGCCGAACAAATGTCCAAGTCTGACATGGTTTCACCTTCTGTTTCTCCGCAAAGAAATACCTCTGCTGCTGAAGATGCTTGCACAGGTGATGATGTTAAGTCAAAGTCACCTCTGGCTGATATCTCCACTGGTGACAGTAGAAGTGATGATGATGGTGATAGAGAGAAACTGGTTGCTAGTGCTAGTGCTTCATGGTCGGAGAATAAACTGCATCCATCCAAGGGTGCTGCTACAGAGTTCTCTGGAGATAGGAAGGCCTCTTTTTTACCTCCCGAAGAGACAGTGACAGGAGGATACAACAAACAGTTCAACTCTCCCTGCATTGATTCACAGTCGGCTGGAGTGAAGTTGGAGATCACTGAGAAGTCAGGTGACATGGAAAAGGACAAGGCAATTGATTGTGATATAAGCAAACAATCCTTGGAGGAAAAGGTGGTGTCCCGTGAGGTCAAGGTTGATGGTGCTCTAGATGCTAAATTAGGTGGAAATTGTACTTCAGTATTAGAAGACAATGTCAGTAATGCAGTAGTAAGCTTCGAAGACCAGAAACCAACAGTTGAAGTCTGCActtctaaatttgaaattgagaaCAAGAATGGTGCGAATAGGGTGTTAAATAATGCTAGTACCGAGGTGAAACCATCTTTTGTGGCAAAATCTGAAAAGATGGAGGCAAGTGACAAGGAAGAGCGTCTACCAACTAGTTCAAATGGAGATCCCACTACAGACAAAGGTGGACAGTCTGATGAAGCAAATATAAGTCTTGTTCATCTGTCTGAAAAGACAAAATCTGATCAAGGAGCTGTTGATGCTTCAGCTGAGGATAAAGCCCGTGTGGATGATACTGATTTTACTAGAAATCAGAAAAGTGAAACTAGTGTTGAAAGGAAGGATGTCAATGTGCAGAACTCTGGCTTGTTACTCAATCAGAAAGAGAGACCTGGTTTTTCAAATGCAGAAGTGCTGAAACATGGGGAATCTAGAGAATCAAATTTCTCTGCTGTTGAAGAAGATAAAACAAAGGGCTGTGGATCCGCCACTCTGGAGACTTCTTCGGTCTCTGCTGCTGCTCCAGATTCAACTTCAAAGGTGAAGTTTGACTTAAATGAAGGTCTTATTTCTGATGAAGGAAAATACGGGGAGTCAATCAACTTTACAGGCCTTGGATCTCTATCCAATGTCCATATTATGAATCCGTTACCTTTTGCGGTATCCTCAGTTTCTTCTAGTCTTCCTGCCTCCGTTACAGTGGCCGCCGCCGCCAAGGGTCCGTTTGTTCCACCGGAGGAGCTATTGAGGGTTAAAGGGGAATTTGGATGGAAAGGATCTGCTGCCACAAGTGCATTTCGCCCAGCTGAGCCCAGGAAATCTCTTGATATGCCATTAAGTTCCACAAATATCTCTCATCCTGAAGCTTCTACCAGCAAGCACACTCGTCCACAATTAGATATTGACTTGAATGTACCAGATGAAAGagcttttgatgaaataaattctCGAGATTCTGCTCTAGAGTTGATCTCTCCGTTGGACCATATGACTAATCGTGTTGCATTGAAGAATGAAGCAATAGATTCTCCTGCTGTTCGCTGTTCTGGAGGACTCGATCTTGATTTAAATAGAGTTGATGAACCTGGTGATGTAGGGCAGTGCTCTGTGAGTAGCAGTAGTAGATTGGATGGTGCAGTTTTACCTTCCAAAGCATCATCATCCATTGGCTTGCCAACTGGGGAAGTGAGGAGGGACTTTGATTTAAATAATGGGCCTGGTGTTGATGATTCCAGCGCAGAACAGTTTTTATTCCACGATAATCATCAGGGAAGCATGCGTTCCCAACTGCCCGCTTCTAGTCTCAGACTGAACAATCCAGAAATGGGGAATCTTTCTTCTTGGTTTACTCCTGGGAATACTTATTCAACTGTGACACTTCCATCAATTTTGCCTGATCGTGTGGAGCAGCTGCCATTCCCAATGGTCACACCTGGTGCACAACGAATATTGGGTCCTCCTGCTGCTGGTTCTCCTTTCACTCCGGATGTTTACCGGAGTTCAGTATTGTCATCATCGCCTGCTGTGCCTTACCCATCCTCCCCTTTTCAGTATCCTATATTTCCTTTCGGAACGAGCTTCCCACTTCCTTCTGCAACATTTTCAGTTGGATCAACTTCTTTCGCAGATTCTTCCTCTGGTGGACGGCTTTATACGCCCCCTGTAAATTCACAGTTGCTGGGTCCTGTTGGCGCTGTGTCATCTCAATATCCAAGGCCTTATGTGGTTGGACTTCCTGACAGTAGCAGCAACGGTACCATGGATCACAATAGAAAATGGGGAAGGCAGGGTCTGGATCTTAATGCAGGCCCTGGAGTGGTGGACATGGAAGGGAGAGAAGAGTCGGTTTCTTTGTCGTCAAGGCAACTCTCTGTTGCCGGTTCACAAGCATTAGCAGACGAGCATGGTAGGATGTTTGCTGTACCTGGGGGTGTTCTGAAGAGGAAGGAGCCTGAGGGTGGGTGGGACAGTGAGAACTTCAGATTCAAGCAGTCATGGCACTAA
- the LOC107791989 gene encoding uncharacterized protein LOC107791989 isoform X1, translated as MLHGKGQRESEVCRRSTTGGQHMPATTTTTVAAAHSAVVSSITSDSFCKDGRKVIVGDCALFKPPHDSPPFIGIIRRLTLSKDNNLQLGVNWLYRPAELKLSKGILPEAAPNEIFYSFHRDEIPAASLLHPCKVAFLSKGAELPTGISSFICRRVYDISNKCLWWLTDQDYIKELQEEVDQLLNKTRVEMHATVQPGGRSPKPMNGSMSTSQLKSGSDNVQSSVASFPSHVKGKKRERGDQGSESIKRERSIKTDDIDSGQIKAESVLKSEISKITDKGGLVNSEGVEKLVQLMQPDRMDRKMDLISRSMLASVVAATDNFDCLTRFVQLRGLPVLDEWLQDVHKGRIGEYSNTKDSDKSVEEFLFVLLRALDKLPVNLQALQMCNIGKSVNHLRQHKNTEIQRKARSLVDTWKKRVEAEMNIIDAKSGSNQAVTWPSKSRLPEASNNIGKNPGGSNDVTKGALAQLSASKMALIKPSQGETTTKSASLSPGSAKPASSPASGREGQPRVSVGGSCDVPLAREDKSSSSSQSHNHSQSFSGKEDGRSSTAVSMNSIKISTGGSRHRKSINGYPGSSVSGSQKESAAGRSSHRNPTSEKLPQSALSGEKTVDVPVLEGSGHNHKLIVKISNRGRSPAQSASAGSYEDPTNMSSRASSPVLSEKNDQFDRTLKESAKAESWQSNDFKDVLTGSEDGDGSPATGPEEERSKIVDEGRKSAEARAACTSGIELKSGKLHEASFSSMNALIESCVKYSEANVPMLLGDAIGMNLLASVAAEQMSKSDMVSPSVSPQRNTSAAEDACTGDDVKSKSPLADISTGDSRSDDDGDREKLVASASASWSENKLHPSKGAATEFSGDRKASFLPPEETVTGGYNKQFNSPCIDSQSAGVKLEITEKSGDMEKDKAIDCDISKQSLEEKVVSREVKVDGALDAKLGGNCTSVLEDNVSNAVVSFEDQKPTVEVCTSKFEIENKNGANRVLNNASTEVKPSFVAKSEKMEASDKEERLPTSSNGDPTTDKGGQSDEANISLVHLSEKTKSDQGAVDASAEDKARVDDTDFTRNQKSETSVERKDVNVQNSGLLLNQKERPGFSNAEVLKHGESRESNFSAVEEDKTKGCGSATLETSSVSAAAPDSTSKVKFDLNEGLISDEGKYGESINFTGLGSLSNVHIMNPLPFAVSSVSSSLPASVTVAAAAKGPFVPPEELLRVKGEFGWKGSAATSAFRPAEPRKSLDMPLSSTNISHPEASTSKHTRPQLDIDLNVPDERAFDEINSRDSALELISPLDHMTNRVALKNEAIDSPAVRCSGGLDLDLNRVDEPGDVGQCSVSSSSRLDGAVLPSKASSSIGLPTGEVRRDFDLNNGPGVDDSSAEQFLFHDNHQGSMRSQLPASSLRLNNPEMGNLSSWFTPGNTYSTVTLPSILPDRVEQLPFPMVTPGAQRILGPPAAGSPFTPDVYRSSVLSSSPAVPYPSSPFQYPIFPFGTSFPLPSATFSVGSTSFADSSSGGRLYTPPVNSQLLGPVGAVSSQYPRPYVVGLPDSSSNGTMDHNRKWGRQGLDLNAGPGVVDMEGREESVSLSSRQLSVAGSQALADEHGRMFAVPGGVLKRKEPEGGWDSENFRFKQSWH; from the exons ATGCTGCATGGGAAGGGACAAAGGGAAAGTGAGGTTTGTCGACGCTCGACGACTGGTGGTCAGCACATGCCGGCGACGACCACGACCACTGTAGCCGCCGCTCATTCTGCTGTTGTTTCTTCTATTACCTCTGATTCGTTCTGCAAG GATGGTCGCAAAGTTATTGTGGGCGATTGTGCTTTGTTTAAACCACCACACGATTCCCCACCTTTCATTGGAATAATCCGAAGGCTTACATTGAGTAAAGATAATAACCTGCAGTTaggtgttaattggctttatcgACCTGCTGAGCTGAAGCTTAGCAAGGGCATCCTTCCGGAGGCCGCACCCAACGAAATCTTTTATTCCTTTCATAGGGATGAGATTCCTGCTGCATCACTACTGCATCCGTGTAAAGTTGCATTCCTTTCTAAAGGTGCTGAACTTCCAACAGGGATATCCTCATTTATCTGCCGGCGTGTTTATGACATTTCAAACAAGTGTTTATGGTGGTTAACTGACCAAGATTACATCAAA GAGCTACAAGAAGAAGTAGACCAACTATTAAACAAGACACGAGTAGAGATGCATGCAACAGTGCAACCGGGTGGTCGCTCTCCGAAACCAATGAATGGTTCTATGTCAACATCACAATTGAAGTCGGGTTCAGATAATGTACAAAGCAGTGTAGCTTCTTTTCCTTCACATGTCAAGGGAAAGAAGAGGGAGCGGGGAGATCAGGGCTCCGAGTCAATTAAACGTGAACGCTCAATCAAGACAGATGATATAGATTCTGGTCAAATCAAAGCTGAAAGTGTactaaaatctgaaatttctaaAATTACAGACAAAGGAGGGCTTGTAAACTCTGAAGGGGTTGAGAAGCTAGTTCAGCTCATGCAGCCAGATAGAATGGATAGGAAAATGGATTTGATCAGTCGTTCGATGCTTGCAAGTGTTGTAGCTGCAACTGACAATTTTGACTGTCTTACTAGGTTTGTACAGTTAAGAGGTCTGCCTGTGTTAGACGAGTGGCTTCAAGATGTTCATAAGGGGCGGATTGGTGAATATAGCAACACAAAAGATAGTGACAAATCGGTTGAAGAATTTCTCTTTGTTTTGCTTCGTGCGCTTGATAAGCTTCCCGTGAACCTTCAAGCGCTGCAGATGTGCAATATTGGCAAGTCTGTTAATCACTTGCGGCAGCATAAAAATACGGAAATACAGAGGAAGGCGCGAAGTTTAGTTGACACGTGGAAGAAACGGGTTGAAGCTGAGATGAACATCATTGATGCCAAGTCTGGTTCAAATCAGGCTGTCACGTGGCCTTCTAAATCAAGATTGCCTGAGGCGTCTAATAATATTGGAAAAAATCCTGGTGGTTCAAATGATGTGACAAAGGGTGCACTTGCACAGCTTTCTGCATCTAAAATGGCCTTGATAAAGCCTTCACAAGGGGAAACTACTACAAAGTCTGCATCCTTGTCCCCGGGCTCAGCAAAACCAGCATCATCACCTGCATCTGGAAGGGAGGGTCAGCCCCGAGTTTCAGTTGGTGGATCCTGTGATGTTCCTTTAGCAAGGGAAGACAAGAGCAGCAGTTCTAGCCAGTCTCACAACCACAGTCAGTCCTTCTCGGGGAAGGAGGATGGGAGAAGTTCGACCGCAGTGTCAATGAACAGCATCAAGATCTCTACTGGTGGTTCTCGTCACCGGAAGTCAATTAATGGATATCCTGGATCATCAGTATCTGGAAGCCAAAAGGAGAGTGCTGCAGGCAGAAGTTCACATAGGAATCCTACCTCAGAAAAGTTACCGCAGTCTGCATTGAGTGGTGAGAAAACTGTTGATGTGCCAGTTCTCGAGGGGAGTGGTCACAACCACAAATTGATAGTTAAGATATCTAACAGGGGACGCAGTCCTGCACAGAGTGCCAGTGCAGGATCCTATGAGGACCCTACGAACATGAGCAGCCGAGCTTCTTCTCCTGTGCTTTCTGAAAAGAATGATCAATTTGACCGAACATTAAAAGAAAGTGCGAAAGCTGAATCGTGGCAGAGCAATGATTTCAAAGATGTACTAACCGGTTCTGAAGATGGTGATGGATCACCAGCTACTGGTCCGGAGGAAGAGCGAAGCAAGATTGTTGATGAGGGCAGGAAATCAGCAGAAGCTAGAGCTGCTTGTACATCAGGGATCGAACTGAAGTCTGGAAAACTGCACGAAGCTTCTTTTAGCTCCATGAATGCTTTGATTGAGAGCTGTGTAAAATATTCTGAAGCAAACGTGCCTATGTTATTGGGTGATGCTATTGGAATGAATCTCCTTGCCAGTGTGGCTGCCGAACAAATGTCCAAGTCTGACATGGTTTCACCTTCTGTTTCTCCGCAAAGAAATACCTCTGCTGCTGAAGATGCTTGCACAGGTGATGATGTTAAGTCAAAGTCACCTCTGGCTGATATCTCCACTGGTGACAGTAGAAGTGATGATGATGGTGATAGAGAGAAACTGGTTGCTAGTGCTAGTGCTTCATGGTCGGAGAATAAACTGCATCCATCCAAGGGTGCTGCTACAGAGTTCTCTGGAGATAGGAAGGCCTCTTTTTTACCTCCCGAAGAGACAGTGACAGGAGGATACAACAAACAGTTCAACTCTCCCTGCATTGATTCACAGTCGGCTGGAGTGAAGTTGGAGATCACTGAGAAGTCAGGTGACATGGAAAAGGACAAGGCAATTGATTGTGATATAAGCAAACAATCCTTGGAGGAAAAGGTGGTGTCCCGTGAGGTCAAGGTTGATGGTGCTCTAGATGCTAAATTAGGTGGAAATTGTACTTCAGTATTAGAAGACAATGTCAGTAATGCAGTAGTAAGCTTCGAAGACCAGAAACCAACAGTTGAAGTCTGCActtctaaatttgaaattgagaaCAAGAATGGTGCGAATAGGGTGTTAAATAATGCTAGTACCGAGGTGAAACCATCTTTTGTGGCAAAATCTGAAAAGATGGAGGCAAGTGACAAGGAAGAGCGTCTACCAACTAGTTCAAATGGAGATCCCACTACAGACAAAGGTGGACAGTCTGATGAAGCAAATATAAGTCTTGTTCATCTGTCTGAAAAGACAAAATCTGATCAAGGAGCTGTTGATGCTTCAGCTGAGGATAAAGCCCGTGTGGATGATACTGATTTTACTAGAAATCAGAAAAGTGAAACTAGTGTTGAAAGGAAGGATGTCAATGTGCAGAACTCTGGCTTGTTACTCAATCAGAAAGAGAGACCTGGTTTTTCAAATGCAGAAGTGCTGAAACATGGGGAATCTAGAGAATCAAATTTCTCTGCTGTTGAAGAAGATAAAACAAAGGGCTGTGGATCCGCCACTCTGGAGACTTCTTCGGTCTCTGCTGCTGCTCCAGATTCAACTTCAAAGGTGAAGTTTGACTTAAATGAAGGTCTTATTTCTGATGAAGGAAAATACGGGGAGTCAATCAACTTTACAGGCCTTGGATCTCTATCCAATGTCCATATTATGAATCCGTTACCTTTTGCGGTATCCTCAGTTTCTTCTAGTCTTCCTGCCTCCGTTACAGTGGCCGCCGCCGCCAAGGGTCCGTTTGTTCCACCGGAGGAGCTATTGAGGGTTAAAGGGGAATTTGGATGGAAAGGATCTGCTGCCACAAGTGCATTTCGCCCAGCTGAGCCCAGGAAATCTCTTGATATGCCATTAAGTTCCACAAATATCTCTCATCCTGAAGCTTCTACCAGCAAGCACACTCGTCCACAATTAGATATTGACTTGAATGTACCAGATGAAAGagcttttgatgaaataaattctCGAGATTCTGCTCTAGAGTTGATCTCTCCGTTGGACCATATGACTAATCGTGTTGCATTGAAGAATGAAGCAATAGATTCTCCTGCTGTTCGCTGTTCTGGAGGACTCGATCTTGATTTAAATAGAGTTGATGAACCTGGTGATGTAGGGCAGTGCTCTGTGAGTAGCAGTAGTAGATTGGATGGTGCAGTTTTACCTTCCAAAGCATCATCATCCATTGGCTTGCCAACTGGGGAAGTGAGGAGGGACTTTGATTTAAATAATGGGCCTGGTGTTGATGATTCCAGCGCAGAACAGTTTTTATTCCACGATAATCATCAGGGAAGCATGCGTTCCCAACTGCCCGCTTCTAGTCTCAGACTGAACAATCCAGAAATGGGGAATCTTTCTTCTTGGTTTACTCCTGGGAATACTTATTCAACTGTGACACTTCCATCAATTTTGCCTGATCGTGTGGAGCAGCTGCCATTCCCAATGGTCACACCTGGTGCACAACGAATATTGGGTCCTCCTGCTGCTGGTTCTCCTTTCACTCCGGATGTTTACCGGAGTTCAGTATTGTCATCATCGCCTGCTGTGCCTTACCCATCCTCCCCTTTTCAGTATCCTATATTTCCTTTCGGAACGAGCTTCCCACTTCCTTCTGCAACATTTTCAGTTGGATCAACTTCTTTCGCAGATTCTTCCTCTGGTGGACGGCTTTATACGCCCCCTGTAAATTCACAGTTGCTGGGTCCTGTTGGCGCTGTGTCATCTCAATATCCAAGGCCTTATGTGGTTGGACTTCCTGACAGTAGCAGCAACGGTACCATGGATCACAATAGAAAATGGGGAAGGCAGGGTCTGGATCTTAATGCAGGCCCTGGAGTGGTGGACATGGAAGGGAGAGAAGAGTCGGTTTCTTTGTCGTCAAGGCAACTCTCTGTTGCCGGTTCACAAGCATTAGCAGACGAGCATGGTAGGATGTTTGCTGTACCTGGGGGTGTTCTGAAGAGGAAGGAGCCTGAGGGTGGGTGGGACAGTGAGAACTTCAGATTCAAGCAGTCATGGCACTAA